In one window of Chitinophagales bacterium DNA:
- a CDS encoding DUF2177 family protein codes for MQILPLSKLLLAYLGTTLVFFAIDLIWLGVIAKGLYQRELGNFLSPQVNWTAAIVFYLLFIIGIFIFCIIPAAEQTSIWKALILGMLLGGFTYATYDLTNLATLKDWPLKIVFIDIAWGMILTGSVSTAGYAIVQWLRQ; via the coding sequence ATGCAAATACTCCCTTTATCCAAACTATTGTTGGCCTATCTAGGCACTACCCTTGTCTTTTTTGCCATTGACCTGATTTGGTTGGGTGTTATCGCCAAAGGACTTTATCAAAGAGAGTTGGGGAATTTCTTAAGTCCGCAGGTAAATTGGACTGCAGCAATTGTATTTTATCTCTTATTCATCATTGGCATATTCATTTTCTGCATCATACCCGCAGCAGAACAAACGAGTATTTGGAAAGCGCTGATACTGGGTATGCTTTTAGGTGGATTTACTTATGCTACCTATGATTTAACCAATCTTGCTACGCTTAAAGATTGGCCTTTGAAAATTGTATTCATTGACATAGCCTGGGGTATGATTCTAACAGGTTCGGTAAGTACAGCCGGATATGCGATTGTACAATGGCTTAGACAATAA
- a CDS encoding DUF1295 domain-containing protein has protein sequence MQVLLELYLQGAIGILLYASICFIIALILKRNDIADVAWGLGYVAIILICLQQFSFKPISLLISCLIALWAIRLSWYIGTRNKGKQEDFRYAQWRKDWGKHFYWRTYLQVFVLQGFFLLIIAAPIFISFADSSKTSLNWVIYLGAVLWLKGFLLQAIADYQMSKFRKHKQPGQIMNTGLWKYSRHPNYFGEILMWSGLWLIVLPLPFGWLGIISPMTITYLLAFVSGVPMLEKKYVGNSAYAAYQKTTNALIPWFPKRAVPLVK, from the coding sequence ATGCAAGTACTTCTAGAACTATATCTGCAAGGAGCAATTGGAATACTTTTGTATGCAAGTATTTGCTTTATAATAGCGCTAATACTCAAACGAAATGATATTGCAGATGTAGCCTGGGGTTTAGGCTATGTGGCGATCATCTTAATCTGTCTTCAACAATTTTCCTTTAAACCAATATCGCTCTTAATTAGTTGTCTGATTGCATTGTGGGCGATTAGACTTAGCTGGTATATTGGTACACGCAACAAAGGCAAGCAGGAAGATTTTCGTTATGCGCAATGGCGCAAGGACTGGGGTAAACATTTTTACTGGAGAACCTATCTGCAGGTATTTGTGTTGCAAGGCTTTTTCCTGCTCATCATTGCTGCACCTATTTTTATCAGTTTCGCAGATTCCTCAAAAACATCCCTTAATTGGGTCATTTATTTAGGCGCGGTTCTGTGGCTCAAGGGTTTTTTACTTCAAGCCATTGCTGACTATCAAATGTCAAAATTTCGTAAGCACAAGCAACCTGGACAAATCATGAATACTGGTTTGTGGAAATACTCCAGACACCCCAACTATTTTGGTGAAATACTCATGTGGTCGGGTTTGTGGTTGATCGTACTTCCATTACCTTTTGGCTGGTTAGGTATAATCAGTCCGATGACTATCACCTATCTGCTGGCTTTCGTTTCCGGTGTTCCTATGCTAGAGAAGAAGTACGTAGGTAATTCAGCATATGCAGCTTACCAGAAAACCACCAATGCCCTGATTCCTTGGTTTCCCAAACGTGCAGTACCACTCGTCAAATAA
- a CDS encoding S9 family peptidase produces MKKLFFSFCSFFLLSAVYAQSIGPLTVEKIMQDPKWIGTSPGNLQWSQTGNQLFFRWNPEGHPADSMYIISTVNKQPVKASIVQTQLLNSQGNFVYNQNRTQYVYAQLGDIYLVDVKTGKSKRVTNTMDQESSPLFCFNDTKIVYTRNQNLYAWDMVSGETEQLTNIRSGAVPTAPSPGGGFGRNNNTSAPPVLSSGSTQEEWLKNDQLRYFQVLRERKEKRESTEAYNKRIPQPKEMRALPMGDGFMQGLTISADGRFVSYRVFRQGSGRNTIVPSYVTESGFTTDINARTKVGTPQGSSDLYIYDRIKDTLMQLKAEQIPGIKDLPDYVKDYPKQLEDRKKRNSNRSFTITNVSWSPKGNYAVIDLRATDNKDRWLIRFDSTGFKLLDRQRDEAWIAGPGIGFGRNTGWIDDNRFWFHSEKTGYSHLYVADLSTNTIQALTSGNYEVQQAELSKDKKFFYLTTNEVHPGEQHFYRLPVSGGKAEKITSMTGAHQVSVSPDEKYIAYLYSYSNKPWELYLQENKAGAKPEQITNKAMSPLFSSYAWRDPEVITFSARDGATVYGRLYKPKQQDPNKPAVIFVHGAGYLQNAHKWWSSYFREYMFHNLLADLGYTVLDIDYRGSAGYGRDWRTGIYRHMGGKDLTDHVDAIDYLAKNHNVNADRVGIYGGSYGGFITLMAMFTTPGKFAAGAALRPVTDWAQYNHGYTANILNEPFTDSIAYRKSSPLYFAEGLNGHLLICHGMVDVNVHYQDAVKLAQRLIELGKDNWELASYPMEDHGFVEPSSWTDEYKRILKLFEQQLRKRP; encoded by the coding sequence ATGAAAAAGTTGTTCTTTTCCTTTTGTTCGTTCTTTTTATTGAGTGCTGTATATGCACAGTCTATAGGTCCATTAACTGTAGAAAAGATCATGCAAGATCCTAAATGGATTGGCACTTCACCAGGTAACCTGCAATGGAGCCAAACGGGTAACCAATTATTTTTTAGATGGAATCCAGAGGGCCATCCTGCAGATTCGATGTATATCATCAGTACTGTAAACAAACAGCCTGTGAAAGCAAGTATTGTACAGACGCAGTTACTGAATAGCCAAGGAAATTTTGTATATAATCAAAACAGAACCCAGTATGTCTATGCCCAGTTGGGTGATATTTATTTAGTAGATGTGAAAACTGGAAAGAGTAAGCGTGTGACCAATACAATGGATCAGGAATCAAGTCCGCTTTTCTGTTTTAATGATACTAAGATTGTCTACACAAGGAATCAAAATCTCTACGCATGGGATATGGTATCAGGAGAAACAGAACAGCTGACAAATATCCGCTCAGGTGCAGTACCTACCGCCCCTTCGCCCGGTGGCGGTTTTGGCAGAAACAATAATACAAGCGCTCCTCCAGTACTAAGCTCAGGTAGCACACAGGAAGAATGGCTAAAGAATGATCAACTGCGCTATTTTCAGGTGCTGCGCGAAAGAAAGGAGAAAAGAGAAAGTACTGAAGCCTATAATAAGCGGATCCCACAGCCAAAAGAGATGCGCGCCTTACCTATGGGAGATGGCTTTATGCAAGGATTAACCATCAGTGCTGATGGCCGCTTTGTGAGCTACCGCGTCTTTCGCCAAGGCAGCGGTAGAAATACTATCGTACCCAGCTATGTAACTGAAAGTGGTTTTACAACAGATATCAATGCCAGAACAAAAGTGGGCACGCCACAAGGCAGTAGCGATCTGTATATCTATGATCGTATCAAAGACACTTTGATGCAATTGAAAGCAGAGCAAATTCCGGGCATTAAGGATTTGCCCGACTATGTAAAAGATTATCCTAAGCAACTGGAAGACCGCAAAAAAAGAAACAGCAACAGAAGCTTTACAATTACGAATGTAAGCTGGTCGCCAAAAGGTAATTATGCCGTGATTGACCTGCGTGCAACAGATAATAAAGACCGTTGGCTGATACGTTTCGACAGTACTGGTTTCAAGTTACTAGACCGTCAGCGTGATGAAGCGTGGATTGCGGGCCCCGGCATCGGCTTTGGCAGAAATACCGGCTGGATAGATGATAACCGCTTCTGGTTTCATTCAGAAAAAACCGGCTATTCACATTTGTATGTAGCAGATCTAAGCACCAATACTATTCAGGCATTAACATCCGGTAATTATGAAGTGCAGCAGGCAGAATTATCTAAAGACAAGAAGTTCTTTTACCTCACCACCAATGAAGTGCATCCGGGTGAGCAGCATTTCTATCGCTTACCTGTTTCCGGCGGCAAGGCAGAAAAAATTACCAGCATGACAGGTGCACATCAAGTGAGCGTTTCACCTGATGAGAAATACATAGCTTATCTCTACTCCTATTCCAATAAACCATGGGAATTATATCTGCAGGAAAATAAAGCAGGTGCCAAACCTGAACAAATTACCAATAAAGCCATGTCGCCTCTTTTCAGTAGCTATGCTTGGCGTGATCCGGAAGTGATTACTTTCTCTGCAAGAGATGGTGCTACAGTATATGGCAGACTGTATAAACCGAAACAACAAGACCCTAATAAACCTGCAGTCATCTTTGTACATGGTGCAGGCTATCTGCAGAATGCACATAAGTGGTGGAGTTCTTATTTCAGGGAATATATGTTCCATAATTTGCTCGCAGACCTCGGCTACACTGTTTTGGACATTGATTACAGAGGCAGTGCAGGTTATGGTCGCGATTGGCGCACTGGTATTTATCGCCACATGGGTGGCAAAGACCTCACCGATCATGTAGATGCTATTGACTATCTCGCGAAGAACCACAATGTGAACGCAGACAGAGTGGGCATTTATGGTGGTTCTTATGGTGGTTTTATCACACTCATGGCGATGTTTACCACACCAGGAAAATTCGCAGCTGGCGCCGCGCTCAGGCCAGTTACGGATTGGGCACAATACAACCATGGATACACTGCCAATATTCTGAATGAGCCATTTACAGACAGTATTGCTTATAGAAAAAGTTCACCGCTTTATTTTGCTGAAGGCTTGAATGGGCATTTATTGATTTGCCATGGCATGGTAGACGTGAACGTACACTATCAGGATGCAGTGAAGCTTGCACAAAGACTGATTGAATTGGGTAAAGACAATTGGGAACTCGCTTCCTACCCGATGGAAGACCATGGTTTTGTAGAGCCAAGTAGCTGGACAGATGAATACAAGCGTATCCTAAAACTCTTTGAACAACAATTACGCAAGCGTCCTTAA
- a CDS encoding CotH kinase family protein: protein MRKWLLLCLLCVVVFTAGAQSLTSSNLPIIVINTGGQTIPDDPKIMADMGIIYNGEGKRNAVTDLFNHYSGKVGIEIRGQSSQQFPMKSYSIELWDNSGKSVDKSLFGLPKESDWVLYAPYTDKTLMRNFLAYTISRELGQWAANCRYVELVIDGDYKGIYVFMERIKRGSGRVPITKMAKTDNTGLAVTGGYIFSIDKEADGWFSAYATPNSKKGQRIQYTYTYPKITDITTEQRNYLQSYVDSFEQKLYSKDFQHPLKGWRSHAEENSFIDYLLVNEVSRNVDGYRLSTYLYKERNQKIVAGPVWDYDLAFRNANYCNGSNTDGWSWQFNQTCPDDFWQVPFWWYQLSLDTAFQGKLRCRWKAVRQNSLSIGRLNTLIDSVVSLTAEARNRHFNRWPVLGKYVWPNPTPIPSDYVSEIDYLKDWLNRRLNWLDNNMPNAGACYDYPASAPEDIQLQASPNPFGNQLVLQIKSKQAFTMPVRIVNGQGQVIYEQQIPIKSGNNQIQLNAQRWPTGLLLFHATDNKHQPIHRVLLHQ, encoded by the coding sequence ATGAGAAAATGGTTATTGTTGTGTTTGCTCTGCGTTGTAGTATTTACTGCAGGCGCTCAATCATTAACCAGTTCCAATCTTCCCATTATTGTGATCAATACGGGCGGACAAACCATACCGGATGATCCTAAGATCATGGCAGATATGGGCATCATTTATAATGGTGAGGGCAAACGCAATGCTGTTACTGATCTATTCAATCATTACTCAGGAAAAGTTGGCATTGAGATCCGTGGCCAGTCATCTCAACAATTCCCGATGAAATCTTACAGTATTGAGCTGTGGGACAATTCAGGTAAATCCGTTGACAAATCACTGTTTGGTTTACCCAAAGAGAGTGACTGGGTCTTGTATGCACCCTATACAGACAAAACCCTCATGCGAAATTTTCTAGCTTATACCATTAGCAGAGAACTGGGCCAGTGGGCCGCCAATTGCAGGTATGTAGAACTGGTAATTGATGGGGATTACAAGGGAATCTATGTTTTCATGGAACGCATCAAACGTGGCAGTGGCAGAGTACCCATCACCAAAATGGCCAAGACTGATAATACGGGCTTAGCAGTTACCGGAGGCTATATCTTTAGTATCGACAAAGAAGCAGATGGCTGGTTCTCTGCTTATGCAACGCCAAATAGTAAAAAAGGACAACGTATTCAATACACCTACACATATCCAAAGATTACCGATATCACTACTGAACAACGTAACTACCTGCAATCTTACGTAGACAGTTTTGAACAAAAATTATACAGCAAGGACTTTCAGCATCCGCTTAAAGGCTGGCGCAGCCATGCTGAAGAAAACAGCTTTATTGATTACCTGCTTGTGAATGAAGTGAGCCGTAATGTGGATGGTTACCGCCTCAGCACATATCTCTATAAAGAAAGAAATCAGAAAATTGTAGCTGGCCCAGTTTGGGATTATGACCTTGCTTTCCGCAATGCTAATTATTGTAACGGCAGCAATACTGATGGTTGGAGCTGGCAATTTAATCAGACTTGTCCGGATGATTTCTGGCAGGTTCCTTTCTGGTGGTATCAGCTTAGTTTGGATACTGCATTTCAAGGCAAACTGCGTTGCAGATGGAAAGCAGTTAGGCAAAACAGTTTATCCATAGGCAGACTCAATACCTTGATTGACTCTGTAGTATCGCTGACTGCTGAAGCAAGAAACAGACATTTCAACCGATGGCCAGTCTTGGGAAAATATGTTTGGCCTAATCCAACACCAATCCCTTCTGATTATGTATCAGAAATAGATTACTTGAAAGATTGGCTGAACAGGCGACTCAACTGGCTTGATAACAATATGCCGAATGCAGGTGCATGCTATGATTATCCTGCTTCTGCCCCAGAAGATATTCAGCTACAGGCTTCCCCTAATCCATTTGGCAACCAGCTGGTGCTACAGATTAAATCGAAACAAGCATTTACCATGCCTGTTCGAATTGTGAACGGTCAGGGGCAAGTTATCTATGAGCAACAGATACCAATCAAATCTGGCAATAACCAAATCCAGCTCAATGCTCAGCGCTGGCCTACCGGTTTACTGCTGTTTCATGCAACCGATAACAAGCATCAGCCAATTCACCGTGTACTGCTACATCAGTAA
- a CDS encoding DNA gyrase/topoisomerase IV subunit A — translation MAKQENTVYKNDSGVQGQFKSWFLDYASYVILERAVPAVEDGLKPVQRRILHSMKEMDDGRYNKVANIIGQSMQYHPHGDASIGEALVNMGQKDLLIDTQGNWGDVRTGDDAAAARYIEARLSKFALEVAFNAKTTNWQLSYDGRKQEPVTLPMKFPLLLAQGADGIAVGLSTKILPHNFCELIDASIKYLKGKKFELYPDFQTGGMIDVSNYNDGRRGGKVRVRSIIEEQDKKTLVIRSVPYGVTTTSLMESIVKANDQGKIKIKKVTDATAKDVEITVELAAGISPDITIDALYAFTDCEVSISPNACVIVDQKPQFIGASDLLRLSVDKTKELLQLELQIKLSELENKWHYTSLEKIFFEEKIYKELEKKHETWDKVLEAIDKAFQPFRKQLKKEITREDILKLTEKPVRRIYKLDIDDLINQIKGIEADIKQVKYDLEHLTEFAIAYFENLLQKYGKGRERKTEIRPFDTIKVQQVAIANAKLYMNREEGFVGTSLKKDEFVCDCSDLDDIIVFTKRGIMKVVKVGDKTFIGKDIIYAAIFKKNDERTTYNMIYVDGATGVSYGKRFNVTGVTRDKEYDLTKGSDKSKVHYFTANPNGEAEVVKILLSPNCSARNKDLEFYFEELDIKNRGSMGNQVTKYPIKSVKLKEAGRSTLAGIKLWFDDQFGRLNKEEKGQYLGMFDGEERLLVIYNDGNYEITDTELTQRFDADKILLIEKFNPEKIVTAVYLEKDKLQYNVKRFKIETTTLRNKFLFVKEGEGNVLEAVTTDKEPILAVQTGRGSQVRSAKFKLAKMVEVMGWKAVGAKLMDFSKSVEMQWEHKSEKDQLQGDLFG, via the coding sequence ATGGCGAAGCAAGAGAACACAGTGTACAAAAATGATTCAGGCGTACAGGGACAGTTTAAGAGCTGGTTTCTGGATTATGCTTCTTATGTGATATTGGAACGTGCGGTACCCGCTGTTGAAGATGGTTTGAAACCAGTACAGCGTCGTATCCTGCACTCGATGAAAGAAATGGATGATGGTCGCTACAACAAAGTGGCCAATATCATCGGTCAAAGTATGCAGTACCATCCGCATGGTGATGCGTCTATTGGTGAAGCACTCGTGAACATGGGGCAGAAGGATTTGCTGATTGATACACAGGGTAACTGGGGTGATGTACGTACCGGCGATGATGCAGCCGCAGCTCGTTATATTGAAGCACGTCTCAGCAAGTTTGCTTTGGAAGTAGCTTTTAATGCCAAGACCACCAATTGGCAATTGAGTTATGACGGTCGTAAGCAAGAGCCGGTAACCTTGCCGATGAAATTCCCTTTACTGTTGGCACAAGGTGCTGATGGTATTGCCGTGGGTTTGTCGACCAAAATCTTACCACACAATTTCTGCGAGCTGATTGATGCTTCCATCAAATACCTTAAGGGTAAGAAGTTTGAGCTCTATCCAGATTTCCAGACAGGCGGTATGATTGATGTGAGCAACTACAATGATGGCCGACGTGGCGGTAAAGTGCGTGTACGCTCCATCATTGAAGAACAGGATAAGAAAACACTGGTGATTCGCTCTGTACCTTATGGTGTTACAACTACTTCTTTGATGGAGTCGATTGTGAAAGCCAATGATCAGGGTAAGATCAAGATCAAGAAAGTAACTGATGCTACAGCTAAGGATGTTGAGATTACAGTAGAACTGGCAGCCGGTATATCACCAGATATTACGATTGATGCATTGTATGCATTTACAGATTGCGAGGTGAGTATTTCACCGAATGCATGTGTGATTGTGGATCAGAAGCCACAGTTCATCGGTGCATCAGATTTGTTGCGTTTGTCGGTTGATAAGACGAAAGAATTGCTGCAACTGGAATTGCAAATCAAGCTGAGCGAACTGGAAAACAAATGGCATTATACTTCGCTGGAAAAAATCTTCTTTGAAGAGAAGATTTACAAAGAGTTGGAGAAAAAGCATGAGACTTGGGATAAGGTATTAGAAGCTATCGACAAAGCATTCCAGCCTTTCCGCAAGCAATTGAAGAAAGAGATTACGAGAGAGGATATTCTTAAGCTTACGGAAAAACCTGTTCGTCGTATTTACAAATTAGATATCGATGATTTGATCAATCAGATCAAGGGTATTGAAGCAGATATTAAGCAGGTAAAGTATGATCTGGAGCACCTCACTGAGTTTGCCATCGCTTATTTCGAGAATCTGTTGCAGAAATATGGCAAGGGCAGAGAGCGTAAAACAGAAATCAGGCCTTTTGATACCATCAAGGTACAGCAGGTGGCTATTGCCAATGCGAAACTGTACATGAACCGTGAAGAAGGTTTTGTGGGCACCAGCTTGAAGAAGGATGAGTTTGTCTGCGATTGTTCTGATCTGGATGATATCATCGTCTTTACCAAACGTGGTATTATGAAAGTGGTGAAAGTGGGCGACAAGACCTTTATTGGCAAGGACATCATCTATGCGGCTATTTTCAAAAAGAATGATGAGCGCACTACCTACAACATGATTTATGTAGATGGCGCCACAGGTGTGAGCTATGGTAAGCGTTTTAATGTAACAGGTGTTACTAGAGATAAAGAGTACGATCTTACCAAAGGTTCTGATAAGAGCAAAGTGCATTATTTCACGGCCAATCCAAATGGTGAAGCAGAAGTAGTGAAGATTCTACTTAGCCCAAATTGTTCTGCTCGTAATAAGGACTTAGAGTTTTACTTTGAAGAATTGGATATTAAGAACCGAGGTAGTATGGGTAATCAAGTAACCAAGTATCCCATCAAGAGTGTGAAACTGAAAGAAGCGGGTAGAAGTACCTTGGCTGGTATCAAGCTTTGGTTTGATGATCAGTTTGGCCGATTGAACAAAGAAGAGAAAGGGCAGTACTTGGGTATGTTTGATGGAGAGGAAAGGTTGTTGGTCATCTACAATGATGGCAATTATGAAATCACTGATACGGAATTAACGCAGCGTTTTGATGCGGATAAGATATTGTTGATTGAGAAGTTCAATCCTGAGAAGATTGTAACTGCTGTGTATCTGGAAAAGGATAAGCTACAGTACAATGTGAAGCGTTTCAAAATTGAAACTACCACCTTGCGCAATAAATTCCTCTTTGTAAAAGAAGGAGAGGGTAATGTGCTCGAAGCTGTTACTACTGATAAGGAGCCGATTTTAGCCGTTCAGACCGGACGTGGATCACAGGTACGTAGTGCCAAATTCAAGCTGGCCAAAATGGTGGAAGTGATGGGTTGGAAAGCCGTAGGTGCCAAGCTGATGGACTTTAGCAAATCAGTTGAAATGCAATGGGAGCATAAATCAGAAAAGGATCAATTACAGGGCGACTTATTCGGTTAA
- a CDS encoding VOC family protein, translated as MRPLIDHIHHVAIIAGDYNRSKDFYTRILGFEVLQEVWRAERQSWKLDLSVNGQYQIELFSFPDCKERASYPEAKGLRHLAFAVKDVDAWHIWLSEQGVAVEAIRVDEYTNKRFFFFNDPDGQPLEIYAS; from the coding sequence ATGAGACCATTGATTGACCATATTCATCATGTGGCCATTATTGCCGGTGATTATAACCGCAGTAAGGATTTCTACACGCGCATCCTTGGCTTTGAAGTATTGCAAGAAGTATGGCGTGCAGAAAGACAATCCTGGAAACTGGATTTATCGGTGAATGGGCAATACCAAATTGAGCTCTTTTCTTTTCCTGATTGTAAGGAGCGTGCTTCTTATCCGGAAGCAAAGGGCTTACGTCATCTGGCATTTGCAGTGAAAGATGTAGATGCATGGCATATATGGTTGAGTGAACAAGGTGTTGCAGTGGAAGCGATACGTGTGGACGAATACACGAATAAGCGTTTCTTTTTTTTCAATGACCCCGATGGACAACCATTGGAAATTTATGCAAGCTGA
- a CDS encoding DUF1835 domain-containing protein, protein MIHIVFETANIASLQAAIELDESLQGEILEIKDDYAVGPLGDIYGAEGYQARRDWWKQVLEFSPYAEQLDIVDDKLTVHNLLKTLDEQPEEIVWVWMGQNQHDVCGYFWLMSQLKEYQGRVFVLYMNNLPFINEKGNIFYPAHLHEIQPKEFLKAKKLARPITPSEFEVDPDEWKKLCTESAMVRILEGGKKIVSKEANFYDKELLSAITGEAQKLGRYLQHVLGKMKIKTGDAFLVWRLRELAAQGNIELSGDWNKGWKEIQLKTASAPAATPSAE, encoded by the coding sequence ATGATTCATATAGTTTTCGAAACAGCGAACATCGCTTCACTACAAGCTGCAATTGAACTCGACGAAAGCTTACAAGGCGAGATACTGGAAATCAAAGATGATTATGCCGTTGGTCCGCTTGGAGATATTTATGGGGCAGAAGGCTATCAAGCGCGTCGCGATTGGTGGAAACAGGTATTGGAGTTTTCTCCTTATGCAGAGCAACTGGATATTGTAGATGATAAGCTGACTGTACACAATCTACTGAAAACATTAGATGAACAGCCGGAAGAAATTGTATGGGTTTGGATGGGACAAAACCAACATGATGTATGCGGGTATTTTTGGCTGATGAGTCAGCTCAAAGAATATCAGGGGCGTGTATTTGTGCTATATATGAATAACCTGCCTTTCATCAATGAGAAGGGAAATATTTTCTATCCGGCTCATTTGCATGAAATACAGCCTAAGGAATTCCTGAAGGCAAAGAAATTGGCTAGACCCATTACACCGAGTGAATTTGAAGTAGATCCGGATGAATGGAAGAAATTGTGTACCGAGTCAGCCATGGTGCGCATTCTCGAAGGTGGAAAAAAGATAGTGAGTAAAGAAGCTAATTTTTACGATAAGGAATTACTAAGTGCCATTACCGGTGAAGCACAAAAACTGGGTCGTTATCTCCAGCATGTGTTGGGTAAGATGAAGATCAAAACAGGGGATGCATTTTTGGTGTGGCGTTTACGAGAATTGGCTGCACAGGGAAATATTGAATTAAGTGGTGATTGGAACAAAGGATGGAAGGAAATTCAATTGAAAACAGCAAGTGCGCCAGCCGCAACACCAAGTGCTGAATGA
- a CDS encoding four helix bundle protein → MKQENVILEKSFAFSVSIVKLHKLLRAERVEREICSQLLKSGTSIGANVEEAIGGSSRKDFIHKLEIAYREARETKYWLRLIHTTEDSMRPMLQETLERCDELIKILTAILNTSKSSSVST, encoded by the coding sequence ATGAAGCAGGAGAATGTGATACTGGAAAAGAGCTTTGCGTTTTCTGTATCCATAGTCAAGTTACATAAGTTGCTGAGAGCGGAAAGGGTTGAAAGAGAAATCTGTTCTCAGCTGTTGAAGAGTGGCACTTCAATTGGCGCCAATGTGGAGGAAGCAATTGGAGGCTCTTCTAGAAAAGATTTTATTCATAAGCTAGAGATAGCTTATCGTGAAGCAAGGGAGACTAAATATTGGTTAAGACTAATACATACAACAGAGGATTCAATGAGACCGATGTTACAGGAAACTTTAGAAAGATGTGATGAACTGATCAAAATTCTGACAGCAATCCTGAATACATCCAAATCATCGTCCGTAAGTACTTAG